A portion of the Novosphingobium sp. KA1 genome contains these proteins:
- a CDS encoding class II 3-deoxy-7-phosphoheptulonate synthase: MASNWTPESWKAKEARHLPVYGDAEKLGEVEATLAKFPPLVFAGEARALKADLAEVAAGRGFLLQGGDCAESFAEFSADNIRDSFRVLLQMAVVLTFASKQPVVKLGRMAGQFAKPRSAPTEMVGGVEMPSYFGDIINGIEGNAEARRNDPERMLRAYTQSSATLNLLRAFAHGGYANLRQVHQWTMEHIGRSPWGEKFAQMADRIGEALDFMAACGVDPTSVPQLQGTDFYTSHEALLLPYEQALTRRDSLTGDWYDCSAHMLWIGDRTRFEGSAHVEYLRGVGNPIGMKCGPSLEPDALLRMLDTLNPGREPGRMTLISRYGHDKVEAGLPKLVRAVKAEGHPVVWSCDPMHGNVIKTDTGFKTRPYERILAEVRGFFAVHRAEGTHAGGIHIEMTGQDVTECTGGAIAITDEALKDRYHTHCDPRLNGAQSIELAFELADLLNLEATERHKQAA; encoded by the coding sequence GTGGCTAGCAATTGGACCCCGGAAAGCTGGAAGGCTAAGGAAGCCCGCCACCTTCCGGTTTATGGCGATGCGGAGAAGCTGGGCGAGGTCGAGGCCACGCTTGCGAAGTTTCCGCCGCTGGTCTTTGCGGGCGAGGCGCGTGCTCTGAAGGCGGATCTCGCCGAAGTCGCCGCCGGTCGCGGTTTTCTGCTGCAGGGCGGGGACTGCGCGGAGAGCTTCGCCGAATTCAGCGCCGACAACATCCGCGATTCCTTCCGCGTGCTGCTGCAGATGGCGGTCGTGCTGACCTTCGCCAGCAAGCAGCCGGTGGTGAAGCTGGGCCGCATGGCGGGCCAGTTTGCCAAGCCGCGCTCGGCCCCGACCGAGATGGTGGGCGGCGTCGAGATGCCCAGCTACTTCGGCGACATCATCAACGGCATCGAAGGCAACGCCGAAGCGCGTCGCAACGATCCGGAACGCATGCTGCGCGCCTATACGCAGTCCTCGGCCACGCTGAACCTGCTGCGCGCTTTCGCGCATGGCGGCTATGCGAACCTGCGCCAGGTCCACCAGTGGACGATGGAACACATCGGCCGCAGCCCCTGGGGCGAGAAGTTCGCGCAGATGGCCGACCGCATCGGCGAGGCGCTGGACTTCATGGCCGCCTGCGGCGTGGACCCGACCTCGGTTCCGCAGCTTCAGGGCACCGACTTCTACACCAGCCACGAAGCGCTGCTGCTCCCCTACGAGCAAGCCCTGACGCGCCGCGATTCGCTGACCGGCGACTGGTACGACTGTTCGGCCCACATGCTGTGGATCGGCGACCGTACCCGCTTCGAGGGCTCGGCCCACGTCGAGTACCTGCGCGGCGTCGGCAACCCGATCGGCATGAAGTGCGGACCCAGCCTTGAGCCCGACGCGCTGCTGCGCATGCTCGATACGCTGAACCCGGGCCGCGAGCCGGGCCGCATGACGCTGATTAGCCGCTATGGCCACGACAAGGTGGAAGCCGGCCTGCCCAAGCTGGTGCGCGCGGTGAAGGCCGAAGGTCATCCGGTGGTGTGGTCGTGCGACCCGATGCATGGCAACGTCATCAAGACCGACACCGGCTTCAAGACCCGTCCGTATGAGCGCATCCTTGCCGAAGTGCGCGGCTTCTTTGCCGTCCACCGCGCCGAGGGCACCCATGCCGGCGGCATCCATATCGAGATGACCGGCCAGGACGTCACCGAATGCACCGGCGGCGCGATCGCCATCACCGACGAGGCGCTGAAGGATCGCTACCACACCCACTGCGACCCGCGCCTCAACGGTGCGCAGTCGATCGAACTCGCATTCGAACTGGCGGACCTGCTCAACCTCGAAGCGACCGAGCGGCACAAGCAGGCGGCCTGA
- a CDS encoding pitrilysin family protein, whose product MTTKSRAARSLAALLLLAPLPQPFLASASAESKADAVKDDAAPGSAQPARKASEGAGKQRSRKGAPQSAQQRIPVVVKQNGEDEPLVGDADPWLYRGSDIPHDKEWHFGELSNGLKYAVRRNGVPPGQVSIRIRVDAGSLYETDPERGYAHLLEHMLFRESKYIPEGTAIAAFQRLGATFGSDTNAVTSTTQTVFKLDLPNATPTSLDETFKLMSGMVTAPALSASNLKQDLPIVLAEMRERGGAAKRVQQAMQQVIYAGQPLSQREPIGTVETLTAATPDTVRAFYSRWYRPDNVAVIVAGDADPATLESYVKKWFAGWKVSGALAKAPSFGDPAAPAGADPANPVGETRVLVEPDLPPSLLYATLRPWRQVTDNIAYNQGLMVDAIAQAVINRRLETKARAGGSYLSASVNQEDVSRSADATFVSITPLGDDWKAALHDVRAVIADAIANPPTQEEIDREVAELDVGFQVPVEQRRILPGSKLADDLVNALDIRETVAGPEDVLRIFRESKPMFTPAKVLEHSRQLFSGTVTRALFSTQKAGGVTDEALRQALMAPITPDASTRSASNAPPVSFDTLPAIGKPQKAVSDQPTGLLDIEQLNFANGVKVLLWPVQEEPGRVTVKVRFGGGTRAMAAKDAPYLGLANYALVGSGLATLGQEDLDRISTGRKMGFDFDVQDASFVFTAETRPQDLADQLYLFAAKLDLPRWDPSPFLRAKAAAKIQYDTFATSPQGVLNRDLTFYQRGKDPRFGTATPAQIEATTAKGFKAVWSKALASGPVEVQIYGDFDKTAAIAALEKTFGALKPRVPAPIAKVAEVAVPKPSDVPVVLHHHGDPDQAAAVISWPTGGGAMGIRESRQLEVLTQLFTNRLLDAMREKLGVAYSPYVFSQWPVDMTTGGSITAVAQLDPKSVTVFFQTADEIAENLIANPPTAEELSLVTEPLRQQVTRAASSTSFFMSQLEGATYDPSRIGTIRTILNDYTLVTPQQMQQLAARYLGKDKSWRLEVMPEGKSSGTVARR is encoded by the coding sequence ATGACGACCAAATCGCGCGCCGCCCGCTCGCTCGCCGCCCTGCTGCTCCTGGCACCGCTCCCGCAGCCCTTCCTGGCCTCGGCTTCGGCCGAATCCAAGGCCGATGCGGTCAAGGACGACGCGGCGCCGGGAAGCGCGCAGCCTGCACGCAAGGCGTCGGAAGGTGCCGGAAAGCAGCGTTCCCGCAAGGGGGCACCGCAATCCGCGCAGCAGCGTATTCCGGTGGTGGTCAAGCAGAACGGCGAGGACGAGCCGCTGGTGGGCGACGCCGATCCCTGGCTCTACCGGGGCAGCGACATTCCCCATGACAAGGAATGGCACTTCGGCGAGCTTTCGAATGGCCTCAAGTATGCCGTTCGCCGCAACGGGGTGCCGCCGGGGCAGGTCTCGATCCGCATCCGCGTCGATGCCGGTTCGCTCTACGAAACCGATCCGGAGCGTGGCTACGCGCATCTGCTCGAACACATGCTGTTCCGCGAATCGAAGTACATTCCCGAGGGCACCGCGATCGCCGCCTTCCAGCGCCTCGGCGCGACCTTCGGCAGCGATACCAATGCGGTGACCTCGACCACGCAGACCGTGTTCAAGCTCGACCTGCCCAATGCCACGCCGACCTCGCTGGACGAGACGTTCAAGCTGATGAGCGGCATGGTCACCGCGCCGGCGCTCTCGGCCTCGAACCTCAAGCAGGACCTGCCGATCGTGCTGGCCGAAATGCGCGAGCGCGGGGGTGCTGCCAAGCGGGTGCAGCAGGCGATGCAGCAGGTGATCTACGCCGGTCAGCCGCTGTCGCAGCGCGAGCCGATCGGCACCGTCGAGACGCTGACCGCCGCCACGCCCGACACCGTGCGCGCGTTCTATTCGCGCTGGTACCGGCCCGACAACGTCGCGGTGATCGTGGCCGGTGATGCCGATCCGGCGACGCTGGAAAGCTATGTGAAGAAGTGGTTCGCCGGCTGGAAGGTGTCGGGCGCGCTGGCAAAGGCGCCGAGCTTCGGTGATCCCGCCGCGCCTGCGGGTGCCGATCCCGCCAACCCGGTGGGCGAGACGCGCGTGCTGGTCGAGCCGGACCTGCCGCCCTCGCTGCTCTATGCCACGCTGCGTCCCTGGCGGCAGGTGACCGACAACATCGCCTACAACCAGGGGCTGATGGTCGACGCGATCGCGCAGGCGGTGATCAACCGCCGTCTCGAGACCAAGGCGCGTGCGGGCGGCAGCTATCTCTCCGCTTCGGTCAATCAGGAGGACGTCTCGCGTTCGGCGGACGCCACGTTCGTGTCGATTACGCCGCTGGGCGATGACTGGAAGGCGGCGCTGCACGATGTGCGCGCGGTGATCGCCGATGCCATCGCGAACCCGCCGACACAGGAGGAGATCGACCGCGAAGTGGCCGAACTCGATGTCGGTTTCCAGGTCCCGGTCGAACAGCGCCGCATCCTGCCCGGCTCCAAGCTGGCGGACGACCTGGTCAATGCGCTCGACATCCGCGAGACGGTGGCGGGACCGGAGGACGTGCTGCGCATCTTCCGCGAATCGAAGCCGATGTTCACGCCGGCCAAGGTGCTGGAGCATAGCCGCCAGCTGTTCAGCGGCACGGTCACCCGCGCGCTGTTCAGCACCCAGAAGGCCGGCGGCGTCACCGACGAGGCGCTGCGCCAGGCGCTGATGGCGCCGATCACGCCTGATGCCTCGACCCGTTCGGCGAGCAATGCGCCGCCGGTCTCGTTCGATACCTTGCCCGCCATCGGCAAGCCGCAGAAGGCGGTGTCCGACCAGCCGACGGGCTTGCTGGACATCGAGCAACTCAACTTCGCCAATGGCGTCAAGGTCCTGCTCTGGCCGGTGCAGGAAGAGCCCGGCCGCGTCACCGTGAAGGTGCGTTTCGGCGGCGGCACCCGCGCGATGGCGGCCAAGGATGCACCCTATCTCGGCCTTGCCAACTATGCGCTGGTGGGCTCCGGTCTGGCGACGCTGGGGCAGGAGGATCTCGACCGGATCTCCACCGGCCGCAAGATGGGCTTCGACTTCGACGTGCAGGACGCCTCGTTCGTCTTCACCGCGGAAACCCGCCCGCAGGATCTGGCCGACCAGCTCTATCTCTTTGCCGCCAAGCTCGACCTGCCACGCTGGGATCCCAGTCCCTTCCTGCGTGCCAAGGCGGCGGCCAAGATCCAGTACGATACCTTCGCCACTTCGCCGCAGGGCGTGCTCAACCGCGACCTGACGTTCTATCAGCGCGGCAAGGATCCCCGTTTCGGCACGGCGACTCCCGCGCAGATCGAGGCGACGACGGCCAAGGGCTTCAAGGCGGTATGGAGCAAGGCGCTGGCGAGCGGCCCGGTCGAAGTGCAGATCTACGGCGACTTCGACAAGACGGCGGCCATCGCCGCGCTGGAGAAGACCTTCGGCGCGCTCAAGCCGCGCGTGCCGGCACCGATCGCCAAGGTCGCCGAAGTCGCGGTGCCCAAGCCTTCCGACGTGCCGGTGGTGCTGCACCACCACGGCGATCCCGATCAGGCGGCGGCGGTGATCTCGTGGCCGACCGGCGGCGGCGCCATGGGCATTCGCGAATCGCGCCAGCTCGAGGTGCTGACCCAGCTCTTCACCAACCGCCTGCTCGATGCCATGCGCGAGAAGCTGGGCGTGGCCTATTCGCCCTACGTCTTTTCGCAGTGGCCGGTGGACATGACCACCGGCGGCTCGATCACGGCGGTGGCGCAGCTCGATCCCAAGTCGGTCACGGTGTTCTTCCAGACCGCCGACGAGATCGCCGAGAACCTGATCGCCAATCCGCCGACGGCCGAGGAACTGTCGCTGGTGACCGAACCGCTGCGCCAGCAGGTGACGCGCGCCGCATCGAGCACTTCGTTCTTCATGAGCCAGCTCGAGGGGGCGACCTACGACCCCTCGCGCATCGGCACGATCCGCACGATCCTCAACGACTACACGCTGGTGACGCCGCAGCAGATGCAGCAACTGGCCGCGCGCTATCTCGGCAAGGACAAGTCCTGGCGGCTTGAGGTGATGCCGGAAGGCAAAAGCTCCGGCACGGTGGCCAGGCGCTGA
- a CDS encoding glycoside hydrolase family 1 protein, whose amino-acid sequence MMDRRTMLASGLAAGALASPSGKAMAATARSFPKGFRWGTASAAHQVEGNNTLSDLWLVEQVKPTMFMEPSGDANNSFELWPRDLDLVKGLGLDTYRFSIEWARIEPRPGVFSTAMLDHYARIIDGCHARGLTPMVTFNHFTLPRWFAAQGGWTQKDAADLFARYCDKAARRLAAGMGYATTLNEPNMIHLVDKGLPPQMAGMVKAMNQAAGAACGAGNFKNGMLPEHDDIALLEENMLAAHKAGRAAIKAARGDLPVGVSLTMSDDQAVGANSQRDAIRKQFYGPWLELAKQDDFIGVQNYARAIWNAQGQVQPPADVPRSQMGVEIYPASLAGAVRYAHEATGRPVMVTEHGIGIEDDAVRAKFIPEALSGLQQAIADGVPVLGYVHWTLADNFEWVFGFKHKYGLCSVDRATFARTPKPSAAVLAAIAKRNAV is encoded by the coding sequence GTGATGGATCGCAGAACGATGTTGGCCTCCGGATTGGCCGCCGGTGCACTGGCCTCGCCATCCGGCAAGGCGATGGCCGCGACGGCAAGAAGCTTCCCCAAGGGCTTCCGCTGGGGCACCGCCAGCGCCGCGCATCAGGTGGAGGGCAACAATACGCTGAGCGACCTCTGGCTGGTCGAGCAGGTGAAACCGACGATGTTCATGGAGCCTTCGGGCGATGCCAACAACTCCTTCGAACTCTGGCCGCGCGACCTCGATCTGGTGAAAGGCCTGGGGCTCGACACCTATCGCTTCTCGATCGAATGGGCCCGGATCGAGCCGCGTCCCGGCGTGTTCTCCACCGCCATGCTCGACCACTACGCCCGGATCATCGACGGCTGCCATGCGCGCGGGCTGACGCCGATGGTAACGTTCAACCACTTCACCCTGCCGCGCTGGTTCGCGGCGCAAGGCGGATGGACGCAGAAGGACGCGGCCGACCTGTTTGCCCGCTACTGCGACAAGGCGGCCCGCCGCCTGGCGGCGGGCATGGGCTATGCCACCACACTCAACGAGCCGAACATGATCCACCTCGTCGACAAGGGCCTGCCGCCACAGATGGCCGGCATGGTAAAGGCGATGAACCAGGCCGCGGGCGCGGCCTGCGGGGCCGGCAACTTCAAGAACGGCATGCTGCCCGAACACGACGACATTGCGCTGCTGGAGGAAAACATGCTCGCCGCGCACAAGGCCGGCCGCGCCGCGATCAAGGCCGCACGCGGCGACCTGCCGGTGGGGGTCAGCCTGACGATGAGCGACGATCAGGCCGTCGGCGCGAATTCGCAGCGCGACGCAATCCGCAAGCAATTCTACGGGCCATGGCTGGAACTGGCCAAGCAGGACGACTTCATCGGCGTGCAGAACTATGCGCGGGCGATCTGGAATGCGCAGGGTCAGGTCCAGCCACCCGCCGATGTGCCGCGCAGTCAGATGGGCGTGGAAATTTACCCCGCCTCACTGGCTGGTGCAGTGCGTTATGCCCACGAGGCGACCGGGCGGCCGGTGATGGTGACCGAACACGGCATCGGCATCGAGGACGACGCAGTGCGCGCGAAGTTCATTCCCGAAGCGCTCTCCGGATTGCAGCAGGCCATTGCCGATGGCGTGCCGGTGCTGGGCTATGTCCACTGGACGCTGGCGGACAACTTCGAATGGGTGTTCGGCTTCAAGCACAAGTACGGGCTATGCTCCGTCGACCGCGCGACCTTCGCCCGCACACCCAAGCCAAGCGCCGCCGTGCTGGCGGCGATTGCCAAGCGGAACGCGGTGTAG
- a CDS encoding TetR/AcrR family transcriptional regulator has protein sequence MRTRMNREGRRTAILDAAIAVIGERGFHGFSIRELALRCAMTDAGLLHHFGSKTDLLLAVLDRRDRQDEDAIAALFPRDAAPRSRAQVLQVLAAIVARNAQHPELVRLYAMLRVEALAADHPAHAYFVTRDRLARRRFAELLDLPGETPDRLARQVLSAMDGLELQWLQEERGFDLVATWNETAGRLIP, from the coding sequence ATGCGCACCCGCATGAACCGTGAGGGCCGGCGCACCGCGATCCTCGATGCCGCGATCGCGGTGATCGGCGAACGCGGCTTTCACGGGTTCTCGATCCGCGAACTGGCGCTGCGCTGCGCGATGACCGACGCCGGGCTGCTCCACCACTTCGGCTCGAAGACCGACCTGCTGCTGGCGGTGCTCGACCGCCGCGACAGGCAGGACGAGGACGCCATCGCCGCCCTTTTCCCCCGCGACGCGGCGCCGCGCAGCCGCGCGCAAGTGCTGCAGGTGCTGGCCGCCATCGTCGCGCGGAATGCACAGCACCCCGAACTGGTGCGCCTCTATGCGATGCTGCGGGTGGAAGCGCTCGCCGCCGACCACCCCGCCCACGCCTATTTTGTCACCCGCGACCGGCTTGCCCGCCGTCGCTTCGCCGAACTGCTCGACCTGCCCGGCGAAACACCGGACCGTCTCGCGCGGCAGGTGCTGTCGGCGATGGACGGGCTGGAACTGCAATGGCTGCAGGAGGAGCGCGGCTTCGACCTCGTGGCGACATGGAACGAAACCGCCGGGCGGCTGATCCCGTAA
- a CDS encoding GIY-YIG nuclease family protein, which yields MKDTFAPAVYVLASARNGTLYTGTTSNLIQRLAQHRSECFDGFSARYGTKLLVWFEMHATIEHAIQREKRIKKWNRDWKLRLIEEGNPRWRDLATDFGFEALR from the coding sequence ATGAAGGACACCTTCGCGCCCGCCGTCTATGTTCTCGCTTCAGCACGAAACGGCACACTCTACACCGGCACTACCTCGAACCTGATCCAACGCCTCGCCCAGCATCGCAGCGAATGCTTCGACGGCTTCAGCGCCCGCTATGGAACCAAGCTGCTGGTGTGGTTCGAAATGCACGCGACAATCGAACACGCGATCCAGCGAGAGAAGCGGATCAAGAAATGGAACCGTGACTGGAAGCTCAGGTTGATCGAAGAAGGCAATCCACGATGGCGCGATCTCGCCACCGACTTTGGCTTCGAAGCGCTGCGTTGA
- a CDS encoding CocE/NonD family hydrolase, giving the protein MTRNLRARSLRIAVSVAAAPLALAAASQLSAQDRAAKTDTMMNEQVASYDWVRPQADYIRREVMIPMRDGKKLFTVIVMRKGTHDGPILLSRTPYNAGKMSSRNRSQKIEEILPVMDADFVNDGYIRVYQDVRGLDGSEGDYVMNRPLRGPLNPTKVDHATDTYDTIDWLVKNVKESNGKVGITGSSYLGFTSLMALVDPHPALKASVPQSPMVDGWMGDDWFHNGAFRMFGFDYDLGQTVKKGGGSVPKGTGDEYQAYLEAGSAMEYAKAYGLLDLPVVRKVLEHPSYDAWWQGQAVDKLLAARKLTVPTMLVVGQWDQEDSYGAPAVYKALEPQDTNNDMVSLVIGPWRHSQVNYEARELGPLKWEGDTGGQFRRNYMKPFLDCHLKTNAPKCDTPPVLTYATGAVGAKAGWEVSQKWPAGTYTPLYLAGNYGLSWAKPAAGSDSYVSDPAKPVPMLPRPVHMQGEEWKTWLVHDQRFVDGRPDVLSYTTGVLDKPVHIMGAPKVELHASTTGQDSDYVVKLIDVYPQENSANPELAGYQLGVGIEIFRGRYVNGFDKPQPLEPGKGYTFQWSLPNVDHVFLPGHKIMVQVQSSLFPLYDRNPQSWVPSIMEAMPKDYVKATETVQYGGDAASAVWLPIAGN; this is encoded by the coding sequence ATGACAAGAAACCTTCGGGCCCGCAGCCTTCGCATCGCCGTCAGTGTCGCCGCCGCGCCGCTGGCTCTCGCCGCCGCCTCGCAGCTTTCCGCGCAGGATAGGGCAGCCAAGACCGACACCATGATGAACGAGCAGGTCGCCTCGTACGACTGGGTGCGCCCGCAGGCGGACTATATCCGCCGCGAGGTGATGATCCCGATGCGCGACGGCAAGAAGCTGTTCACCGTCATCGTGATGCGCAAGGGTACGCATGACGGCCCGATCCTGCTCAGCCGCACGCCCTACAACGCCGGCAAGATGAGCAGCCGCAACCGCAGCCAGAAGATCGAGGAAATTCTCCCGGTCATGGACGCGGACTTCGTGAACGACGGCTATATCCGCGTCTATCAGGACGTGCGCGGGCTGGATGGTTCCGAAGGCGACTACGTGATGAACCGCCCGCTGCGCGGCCCCCTGAACCCCACCAAGGTCGATCACGCCACCGATACGTACGACACGATCGACTGGCTGGTGAAGAACGTGAAGGAAAGCAACGGCAAGGTGGGCATCACCGGGTCGTCCTACCTCGGCTTCACCTCGCTGATGGCGCTGGTCGATCCGCATCCCGCGCTCAAGGCCTCGGTGCCGCAGAGCCCGATGGTCGACGGCTGGATGGGCGACGACTGGTTCCACAACGGCGCCTTCCGCATGTTCGGCTTCGACTACGATCTGGGCCAGACGGTGAAGAAGGGCGGCGGCTCGGTGCCCAAGGGCACGGGCGACGAGTATCAGGCCTATCTCGAGGCCGGTTCGGCGATGGAATACGCCAAGGCCTATGGGCTGCTGGACCTGCCGGTCGTGCGCAAGGTGCTGGAACATCCCAGCTATGATGCATGGTGGCAGGGGCAGGCGGTGGACAAGCTGCTGGCCGCGCGCAAGCTGACCGTGCCGACGATGCTGGTGGTGGGCCAGTGGGATCAGGAAGACAGCTACGGCGCACCGGCGGTCTACAAGGCGCTGGAGCCGCAGGACACCAACAACGACATGGTCTCGCTGGTGATCGGCCCCTGGCGCCACTCCCAGGTGAACTACGAGGCGCGCGAGCTTGGTCCGCTGAAGTGGGAAGGCGATACCGGCGGCCAGTTCCGCCGCAACTACATGAAGCCGTTCCTTGACTGCCACCTGAAGACAAATGCGCCGAAGTGCGACACGCCGCCGGTGCTGACTTACGCCACCGGCGCGGTCGGAGCCAAGGCGGGCTGGGAAGTCTCGCAGAAGTGGCCCGCAGGGACCTACACGCCGCTGTACCTTGCGGGTAATTACGGCCTCTCGTGGGCGAAGCCGGCGGCGGGCAGCGACAGCTACGTGTCCGACCCGGCCAAGCCCGTGCCGATGCTGCCGCGCCCGGTGCACATGCAGGGCGAGGAATGGAAGACCTGGCTTGTTCATGACCAGCGCTTCGTCGATGGCCGCCCGGACGTGCTGAGCTACACCACCGGCGTGCTCGACAAGCCGGTGCACATCATGGGCGCGCCCAAGGTGGAACTGCACGCCTCCACCACCGGGCAGGACAGCGACTATGTGGTCAAGCTGATCGACGTCTATCCGCAGGAAAACTCGGCCAATCCGGAACTGGCGGGTTATCAGTTGGGTGTCGGCATCGAGATCTTCCGGGGGCGCTATGTGAACGGCTTCGACAAGCCGCAGCCGCTGGAGCCCGGCAAGGGCTATACCTTCCAGTGGTCGCTGCCCAACGTCGATCACGTGTTCCTGCCGGGGCACAAGATCATGGTCCAGGTGCAGTCCAGCCTGTTCCCGCTCTATGACCGCAACCCGCAGTCCTGGGTGCCTTCCATCATGGAGGCGATGCCCAAGGACTATGTGAAGGCCACCGAGACCGTGCAGTATGGCGGCGATGCGGCCAGCGCGGTGTGGCTGCCCATCGCCGGGAACTGA
- a CDS encoding SDR family NAD(P)-dependent oxidoreductase — translation MSGPFDLSGRLALVTGGASGIGAGICAVLTCAGARVVVLDRDEAGARAQVEAGKAVDAVMVDLADEASIVSACAEAAGRHGTPWLLVNNAGLQHREMLLEGTAAHWQRIEAINARAPFLMIREVARAMIAGGEGGRVVNCASSGLVGQFVQGLAAYMASKGALAALTTSAAFELAAHGITVNTVLPGGVGTPGAIHAEGPPPVGPGNRTPPLGRCTAEDIASAVLYFATPMAHRVTNQVLAVDGGFTVT, via the coding sequence ATGAGCGGACCTTTCGACCTTTCCGGGCGCCTCGCGCTCGTGACCGGCGGTGCCAGCGGGATTGGCGCGGGCATCTGCGCGGTGCTGACCTGCGCCGGAGCGCGGGTGGTCGTGCTCGACCGGGACGAAGCCGGTGCGCGGGCGCAAGTCGAGGCAGGCAAGGCGGTGGACGCGGTCATGGTGGACCTCGCCGATGAGGCGTCCATCGTCTCTGCCTGTGCAGAGGCTGCTGGGCGCCATGGCACGCCTTGGTTGCTGGTCAACAACGCCGGGCTTCAGCACCGCGAAATGCTGCTGGAGGGCACGGCGGCACATTGGCAGCGGATCGAGGCGATCAACGCGCGCGCGCCGTTCCTGATGATCCGCGAAGTGGCGCGGGCGATGATCGCCGGCGGCGAGGGCGGGCGCGTGGTCAACTGCGCCTCGAGCGGGCTGGTTGGCCAGTTCGTGCAGGGGCTGGCGGCCTACATGGCCAGCAAGGGCGCGCTCGCGGCGCTCACCACCAGTGCCGCCTTCGAACTTGCGGCGCACGGGATCACCGTCAACACCGTGCTGCCGGGCGGCGTCGGCACGCCCGGCGCGATCCATGCCGAAGGACCGCCGCCGGTCGGCCCGGGCAATCGAACCCCGCCGCTGGGCCGTTGCACGGCCGAGGACATCGCCTCGGCCGTACTCTATTTCGCGACCCCGATGGCGCACCGGGTGACCAATCAGGTGCTCGCCGTCGACGGCGGGTTCACGGTGACTTGA